GCACTGTCATGGGAGTTGCGCGCCGCAACGGCTCTCGCCGAGCATTGGGCTCAGTCGGGACAAAGCGAAAGGGTTGGCGGGCTTCTGGCACCGATTTATCGACGCTTCGGCGAAGGGCTCACCACCCGCGATCTGGTGAAGGCGCGCGCACTCCTCGATAGCCTGGGGGATGCTGGCAAGGGGAGCAAAAGCGCTGCTCGTCAGGCTCGTCGCGATGGGCATACAAGTCCGAATTCCTAGCGCGCTAGCGCTCGCGTACGGCGATCCAACATGAGAAGGATCGGAGCGATCGCGGCAATGCCCGCGAAGATTGAAAAGGCCTCGACGTAGCGCGTACCTTCGGCGGCCATGATGTGCAGCGATGCCGGGCCAAGTCCAGCGCCCATGGTCAAAGCCATGTAGTTGATGCCGAAGAGCTTGCCGAAGCTTCGCATTCCGAACCGTTTCGACAGCAGGTAACCGATCGCGTCGCCCTCCGCTCCGGTGGCGAGGCCGAAGAAGACGGCGCTGACATAGACGGGGATCAGAGCTTCGGAATTCAACAGAATGAAATGACCGACAACGGGTGACAGAAAAGCCAGGCTGGTCAACGGGACCGGGGGAAATCGATCGAGCAGTGCCCCGAAGCCGAGACGCATGACAATGAAGGACAACCCCACAAGGCTCATGACCAAGGCCGCCATTGCCGGATCCGCTCCGCGATCCGCCAGCACGACAGGGAGCGAAATAGACCCGGCTGCAGCGGCGAAGTAGTTGAGAAAAAATGCGCCCAGCATCAACCAGAAGCTTGCCGTCTCCACCGCCCGGCGAACAGTGTGGCCCTCGCCCCCTGTGCGGTCGGGTCGCTGAAGCACGGGCGGATCACGAATAACGAAAAGCGCGACGGGAAGCGTGACCGCAATTGATATCAGACCGGCTGCCATGAAGGCAAAGCGCCAGCCCCACTCGGAAATCAGGAATGCAAGGAACGGAGGAAGCGTTGCGATCCCAAGCCCCACGAAGGAAAGCATGACACCCAGTGCGAGACCGCGTCGCGCGGAGAACCATCCGACCACCACATAGGTGTAGGGCACGCCGGTCTGCGCGGCACCCATAAGGCTTGCCACGGCGACGGCCACGATGAATGTAGTCAAATTCTGCGACGCAATGCCGACCCCGATCAGGCCGATCGCCATCGACATGGACGATACGGCAAGCACCCGGCGCGGGCCGAACCGATCCGTCAACGCCCCTACTACAGGCGACATAAGACCGTTTACGACGGCTATCGGTGCGACGACGGCGGCCACCACGGTCCGATCCCACCCAGTATCCTCGGTGATCGGCACGATGAAAACGCTGAAGCCATAGATCAGCACGATCCCGATGCTGAAATACATTCCCGCGCCTGCACCCAGCACGATTGCAATCCGTCTGGTCCGCCCCGCCGTTGTGTCCATATCCCTTATGAGCCTTTGTTGGCCCCGGTCCGGGGGCCGCGGTCCGCGCGCAGGAAGATACCAGGTCGCCGTTATCGTACTGACCGGATGGCTGCTCGGTTCACCAAATTTCCCAGATCTTAACCAGCCTCGCAAGCGCGGACGCGCTAGAATTTGCGCAGTCACCCCGCGAACACAGGAGGCAACGATGTCTCGCGATCAAAAGCCAGCTACCCAACCGGACGACCCGGAGCGCCGAGCCATCCTTCGCGCCGCCGGAGGCGTTGCAATCGGCGGAATTGCCGCTGCCCTAGCAGGCGATGCAACTGCGTCCGCAGATACGCCAGTCGCAACCGGCGATCCAGGTTCGCTGGGTGCCCGGCTTCAGGGCGTACAGCATTTCGGCCTGACCGTGCAGAACATGGAACGCGCGTACGAGTTCTACACAGCCGTACTCGGTGGGACCGAAGTCTTCCGCCATGGTGACTTTCAAGGCGACGCCGTGCAGAACACACTGCTTGCCGACCAGGAAATCCTGGCCAATCAGCTCGGCGTCAATCCGCGGACGATCGGCGTGCCTGACCTCAGGGACGGCGCCCAACGCCTCGATGTGCGATTCATCCAGTTCGACAACGTCGTTATTGAGCTCTTGCAGTATCGCGATGCGGACCAACCGATGGGTGGTCCCAAGGCGTTCGCGGAACCTGTGGAGCACATGAGCCCGGCTTTTCCGCGAATGATGCACATCTGCTTCTACGTCCGGGATGATGTCGACTTCAACCAGTTTATCGCCGATCTCGAGGCGGAGTCCGAGCGGCGTGGCATGACGCAGGTGCGGGCAAATCGCATCATACGTGTTTCGACAGAAGACGAACGAAAGGCGGCCCCCCAGAGCGCCAACACCAACAAAGTGACCGTTGCGCCATCAGACGGCTGGGAACTGATCTATTGCAAGGGCCCGGAGGGGGAACAACTGGAGTTCGTGAAGGCGCTTGGATCCGTGAAAAAACGGTTTGCCGATGCATTGGCGGCGCATCTGCAACTTGCGAGCGCGAAGTAAGCGCAGAAGGCATCAGCATCACTTTGCAGGCCGGCACCCGGATTTGGCCAGCGGGCCATCTTACCGCGCTTGGCAAGATAAGGAGAAACGACATGATCACTACGCTGCAGCTGCAAGCTTCGGCTATTCTGCTCGGGGGCCTGCTCGCGGGACCCGTTCTCCAAGCGGACGCGCTCGCTCAGGAAGGCCCGGGCCAGGGCTATGCCAAAATTGCAAGTGGGGCCTATTCGGTTGTTGCCGAGGTCCGTGCCAAACCGGGCAAGGAGGCCGAACTACGGGCCGTCACGCTTCCTCTTATTGACCTTGTCCGCAGCGATCCCGCAAACCTCGTCTATTTTCTTCAGGAGAACCGTGAGACCCCCGGACACTTCATCTTCTACGAGATATTCGCCAACGAAGCCGACTTTGAGGCTCATAACGCCATGCCGTATGTGAAGGAGTGGTTTGCCAAGCTGCCCGAACTCGCCGATGGCGGAGTGAAGGTGATGCGAATGCAGATCCTCGCGCCGGCTGGCGACTAGCACGCTTCCCACGAAACTGGACGTCGGCGAACGAGGGCCATCGCGGATTGCTCGGGGAAGAGCACGCCGCGCCGCAGGCGCCGCTTTTGCACACGACACCATCAAGCCAAGAAGGAGCTGCAAGATGAGACTCAAGGGCAAGGTTGCATTGGTCACAGGAGCCGCAGGTGGTATCGGTTTCGCAGTCGCGGATCTGTTCAATAGCGAGGGCGCCATTGTCATCGCCGCCGACATCAAGCCGTCCGAAAAACCATATCCCGACGCCGTCGAAGCAGTGACGCTTGATGTGACCAGCGAAGAGCAATGGGCAACGGTCGTTGCCGCGATCGTCAGGAAACATGGCCGACTTGACGTGCTTGTAAACAATGCCGGCATTATCGCCTACGAGCCGCTCGACAAGCTGGAGATGAAGGACTGGCTGAAGATGATCGCCGTCGACCAGACTGGTGTCTTCCTCGGCATGCGGGAAGCAATTCGCGTCATGCGCAAGCAGCAAGCGGGTGCGATCGTCAACATCTCCTCGATCTGGGGCAGTGCAGCGGTTGCGGGTGCGCATTCCTACCATGCCGCAAAAGGTGCAGTCCGCAACATGTCGAAAAACGCGGCGATGACGTACGTATCCGACGGGATCCGGGTCAACTCCGTGCATCCGGGCTTCGTACACACGCCGCTGACGGATGCACAGGCGCCAGAGCTCAATGAAGCTGTCATCGCGGCAACACCGATGAAGCGCGGTGGCAGGTCGATCGAGATCGCCTACGGCTGCCTGTATCTAGCTTCCGAGGAGGCAAGCTACGTGACCGGCGTCGAGTTGAACATCGACGGCGGTTATCTTGCCCAGTAGCGCAATAGACATGCGGGTCATCGCGGGCGGCTCTCTCTTACGAGCCGCAGACGCGATCAGTCAGACAACTTGATCCGGACCTTGTTCTCCATTTTTCGGGACCGTCTTGGGCAAGAGTCGGGAACGAATCCATCCGCGCAGTCGTGCGCGTCAGCAGTGAATGTCTGCTTTCGATTCCGTTAGCGCAAACGCCAATGACTGGATTGGGGGCGTATGACCGCCGCTCAGCGCCGCAACCTTCATGGTCCGCTTTGGCGGATGTTTTTGAAAGCCTAGTATCTTTCCCCTGGTCCGGGCGGCAGATATTTGGGCCACGTTGCATATTGCCTCCTGAGGTCATCGATATCGGCTCCGTCAGGTAAATGGCCGAAAATAACCGGCCTTCCCCAACGGCACGCCGGAGGAGCTGGCCGCCTAATATCGGCAGGTGATGGCCGCGCTGCCGGTGTGGCGGGTCTGGCCTAGGACCGATCGACAATACTCCTACCGGCATTTGTCGAGCGCTGAGCAATCGTCCGAATTCAGAAGCTCCATTTCTAAACCCATGCAGATATTCCCGCCTAATCGGATGATCTCGTGGGGCTTATATCACTAACCGCCAACATGAGCCGCAAAGAGCGGGGTCATCGCTTTCGACGTCAAAAGAACGTTTCGCGAAGCGACGCCCGTTTGGTCGCGGTCAATCAGGAGACTGATCATGAATAAGCAAAGACGGATCGAGCTGAGCATCGGACGACGAGATTTTGTGGTGGGGGCGGCCCTCACTGGAGCAACCCTGCCGCTCGGATCAATGGCTGGGGCCGCGACCTCGGATACGTCAACCACGCAGACAGGATCGATTATGGAAACACGTAGACTGGGAACTCTGGAGGTGTCGGAAATCGGCGCCGGCGCCATGAGCATCAGTGGCACCTACGGCCCACCGGCCGATATTGCCCAAGGCATCCAAACTTTGCGCACCGCACATGACAACGGCGTGACCTTCTTCGACACCGCCGAAGTCTACGGGCCCCATACAAACGAAGAGTTGGTGGGTGAAGCCTTGGCACCCATGCGGGACAAGGTGAAGATCGCCACCAAATTCGGCTTCGCCCTCGACGGCACGACCGCGCGGGACAGCCGGCCGGAACGCATCAAGCGAGTTGCCGAAGAATCGCTGAAGCGCCTCAGAACAGATCGCATCGATCTGTTCTATCAGCATCGCGTCGACAGGAACGTGCCGATCGAGGACGTGGCAGGCGCCGTCAAGGACCTGATCCAGGAAGGCAAGGTGCTGCATTTCGGCTTGTCTGAAGCGAGCGCAAAAACCA
The nucleotide sequence above comes from Rhizobium indicum. Encoded proteins:
- a CDS encoding SDR family NAD(P)-dependent oxidoreductase, which produces MRLKGKVALVTGAAGGIGFAVADLFNSEGAIVIAADIKPSEKPYPDAVEAVTLDVTSEEQWATVVAAIVRKHGRLDVLVNNAGIIAYEPLDKLEMKDWLKMIAVDQTGVFLGMREAIRVMRKQQAGAIVNISSIWGSAAVAGAHSYHAAKGAVRNMSKNAAMTYVSDGIRVNSVHPGFVHTPLTDAQAPELNEAVIAATPMKRGGRSIEIAYGCLYLASEEASYVTGVELNIDGGYLAQ
- a CDS encoding VOC family protein, with translation MSRDQKPATQPDDPERRAILRAAGGVAIGGIAAALAGDATASADTPVATGDPGSLGARLQGVQHFGLTVQNMERAYEFYTAVLGGTEVFRHGDFQGDAVQNTLLADQEILANQLGVNPRTIGVPDLRDGAQRLDVRFIQFDNVVIELLQYRDADQPMGGPKAFAEPVEHMSPAFPRMMHICFYVRDDVDFNQFIADLEAESERRGMTQVRANRIIRVSTEDERKAAPQSANTNKVTVAPSDGWELIYCKGPEGEQLEFVKALGSVKKRFADALAAHLQLASAK
- a CDS encoding MFS transporter, coding for MYFSIGIVLIYGFSVFIVPITEDTGWDRTVVAAVVAPIAVVNGLMSPVVGALTDRFGPRRVLAVSSMSMAIGLIGVGIASQNLTTFIVAVAVASLMGAAQTGVPYTYVVVGWFSARRGLALGVMLSFVGLGIATLPPFLAFLISEWGWRFAFMAAGLISIAVTLPVALFVIRDPPVLQRPDRTGGEGHTVRRAVETASFWLMLGAFFLNYFAAAAGSISLPVVLADRGADPAMAALVMSLVGLSFIVMRLGFGALLDRFPPVPLTSLAFLSPVVGHFILLNSEALIPVYVSAVFFGLATGAEGDAIGYLLSKRFGMRSFGKLFGINYMALTMGAGLGPASLHIMAAEGTRYVEAFSIFAGIAAIAPILLMLDRRTRALAR
- a CDS encoding putative quinol monooxygenase; protein product: MITTLQLQASAILLGGLLAGPVLQADALAQEGPGQGYAKIASGAYSVVAEVRAKPGKEAELRAVTLPLIDLVRSDPANLVYFLQENRETPGHFIFYEIFANEADFEAHNAMPYVKEWFAKLPELADGGVKVMRMQILAPAGD